The Deltaproteobacteria bacterium CG11_big_fil_rev_8_21_14_0_20_42_23 sequence ATAAGCATCTTTGTGAAAATTTCCCGCAAGGCATTCCAGATGATCGATGGCATCGAAAGGCGCCATGATGCACGTGTGATCATTTTCAGTAACAAGCCCAGATTCAACGGTAGTAATGTTTTGCGGGAAGTAGGCAAAAATTGAATAACGAGCTTTATCGTGAAATGAAATATTGGACGAAAAGAAAAAACATTGCGTTTGCAGCAAAGCTGGAAGAAGTTTTTGAAAATCATGTGCTGGGAGATGCTGTCGTTTCACGGTTGTTAGCTTCACCATAAGCTTTACGAAGAGTCAATTGTTCTTTCTCCTTGCAAGCTCATTTTAACTTGTTAAGTCTTTTCGCATGTCAAATATTTCACTTCAAAATGTGAATGTTTTTTATCCGAGTCCAGCAGTAAAAACTCGGCCCCTTGGGGCCGAAAAACCGTTAGCAGATTTCCCTGGATTAAACTCGGGAGTTTGCTCCCGAGTTTTTGATGGTGAAACCCAGGTCTTAAAAAATGTTCACCTTGAATTTAAAAATCATAATACAACTGCAGTTGTTGGCCCAAGTGGAAGTGGAAAATCAACTCTTCTCCAGCTTATTAATGGATTGGTAAAACCAAACTCGGGTTTGGTGACTGTTTTTGGGAAGGCCATCAATTACAATCAGCTGCCTGCTTTGCGAAAGCAGATTGGATATGCGGTGCAAGGCACGTGGTTGTTTCCGCATATGACGATAAGGGAAAATATTACGCTTCTTGCCAAGCTTGAACAGTGGAGTGCCGAAAAAATTGAAAAGCGTTTGAATGAGTTAGTAGATCTCGTTGAATTGTGGCCACATCTTTTAGACCGTTACCCATATCAGCTTAGTGGCGGCCAACAGCAGCGGGTTGGTCTTTGCCGAGCGATGATGTTAAATCCGGAAATTTTACTCTTGGATGAAACGTTTGGTGCGCTTGATCCCATTACCAAACACGAAATTCACGAAGAGTTTTTGCGCGTGCAACGAGTGACAGATAGAACTGTTTTGTTGGTTACTCACGATGTGCAAGAAGCTATGAAACTTGCAAAACGACTTATTGTTTTACACGAAGGCAAAATACTTCAACATGATGATGTTGAAGTGGTGTTGAAGAAACCTGCAAATGCTTTTGTAGAGCAGCTTTTAAGCTCACAGCTTGAAAGAGTTTCCTTATGAAAAAATATTTTATAATTTTTTTCAGCCTTTTTCTTTTAACTTCATTTTCTCTTCGTGCAGAAAAAACCATTTCAATCGGCGCAAAAAACTTTACCGAAAATCGGCTCATTGCCGAGATGATGGCCACATTACTTGAAGATGCTGGCTATGCGGTTGAAAGAACATTTGGACTCGAAGGAACTTTGATTGCCTATACAGCTCTCACCAATGGTGAAATTGATGTGTATCCTGAATATTCTGGAACTATTGAGCAGACAATTCTTAAACTGTCTTCTTCGCCTTCATATACAGAACTTCAAGAACGCTTGAAAAAGCAGCACAAGCTTTTGCTTCTTGATCCACTTGGCTTTAACAACACCTATGCCATGGCAGTAAGAAGTGAAACGGCGGAAAAGTTTCACTTGAAAAGCATAAGTGATCTACGTGGAAAAAATCATTTACGTTTTGGTTTCAGCAGCGAATTTTTGAAACGTGAAGATGGTTGGCTAGGCCTTTCGAAAAAATACCAGCTTATTGCAAAGCCAAGAGGAATGCAGCATGGCCTTGCGTATGAAGCGATTTCAAGTGGAAAAATTGACATCACCGATGCTTATTCCACCGATAGTAAAATTGTGCGTTTTGATTTGCGTTTGCTTGAAGATGATGAACGTTTTTTCCCACACTACTTTGCTGCAGCCCTTGTGAGAAGCGAACTTCCTGTTCGAGCCATTTCAGCGCTGAAAAAACTTTCTGGTCGCATTGACGATAAACAGATGCAAGCTTTGAATGCTGAAGTAGAACTGGAGAAAAAAAGTTTTGAAG is a genomic window containing:
- a CDS encoding ABC transporter ATP-binding protein; this encodes MSNISLQNVNVFYPSPAVKTRPLGAEKPLADFPGLNSGVCSRVFDGETQVLKNVHLEFKNHNTTAVVGPSGSGKSTLLQLINGLVKPNSGLVTVFGKAINYNQLPALRKQIGYAVQGTWLFPHMTIRENITLLAKLEQWSAEKIEKRLNELVDLVELWPHLLDRYPYQLSGGQQQRVGLCRAMMLNPEILLLDETFGALDPITKHEIHEEFLRVQRVTDRTVLLVTHDVQEAMKLAKRLIVLHEGKILQHDDVEVVLKKPANAFVEQLLSSQLERVSL
- a CDS encoding ABC transporter permease; translation: MKKYFIIFFSLFLLTSFSLRAEKTISIGAKNFTENRLIAEMMATLLEDAGYAVERTFGLEGTLIAYTALTNGEIDVYPEYSGTIEQTILKLSSSPSYTELQERLKKQHKLLLLDPLGFNNTYAMAVRSETAEKFHLKSISDLRGKNHLRFGFSSEFLKREDGWLGLSKKYQLIAKPRGMQHGLAYEAISSGKIDITDAYSTDSKIVRFDLRLLEDDERFFPHYFAAALVRSELPVRAISALKKLSGRIDDKQMQALNAEVELEKKSFEEVASSFLEREGLIEKKFSHAEENWWLTLAARTLQHLKLSFVALFFALLVSLPLGVFVFRFKKMARPILYASGVAQTIPSIALLAMMIPLFGIGQTPAIIALFIYSLLPILRNTAIALFSIDPRLRKVSIGMGLTAWQRLRYVELPIAMPTILAGIKTAAVINIGTATLAAFIGAGGLGEPIVTGLALNDSKLILEGAIPAAILAILTELSFELLEKKLVPKHLLQKQSV